A single region of the Rhodospirillaceae bacterium genome encodes:
- a CDS encoding efflux RND transporter permease subunit, with product MRRKIFQRVNKKLDGKLLLRSKGQALSVADFAAIELRPTYQGAHLLLGDIAQIRETVGEQDLLVRVDNQPAVEIVVMTKDQIKTTVEAVHQVIAEFRSQLPPGVEVTTWDDWSKYYEQYISMLMENAISGFILVFLVLMFTLKFHLALWVSSGILISLLGALWLMPIVGISLNSYSISALILILGVLADDAIVVGENIYTHQQGGRLGLSGAISGTLEVTPLVVMMVLSTMIAFVPGLFLPGLSGNLMYNISLVIMLTLAFSMLEALLILPSHLATNYSSTAKQNVWSSAIGYIQERIDAGLQRFINHIYTDVASTITIALYHADRICGCIADCWRTGSIGTCPKCYGCGGKRVLLAGTD from the coding sequence CTGATTTTGCAGCAATTGAATTACGTCCGACCTATCAGGGAGCACATCTGCTATTAGGAGATATTGCACAGATTCGAGAAACTGTCGGTGAGCAAGATTTACTGGTCAGAGTCGATAATCAACCGGCAGTAGAGATTGTTGTCATGACCAAAGATCAGATTAAAACGACTGTCGAGGCCGTTCATCAGGTTATTGCAGAATTTCGTTCCCAATTGCCGCCAGGTGTTGAAGTAACGACATGGGATGATTGGTCGAAATACTATGAGCAATATATATCCATGCTAATGGAAAATGCGATATCAGGTTTTATACTGGTGTTTTTGGTATTGATGTTCACACTCAAATTTCATTTGGCATTATGGGTAAGCAGCGGGATTCTGATATCCCTGTTAGGTGCGCTTTGGCTGATGCCAATAGTTGGTATTTCCTTGAATAGTTATTCAATTTCTGCGCTTATTTTGATATTGGGTGTGTTAGCAGATGATGCCATTGTGGTCGGTGAAAATATTTACACGCACCAGCAGGGTGGACGCTTAGGGTTATCCGGTGCCATCAGTGGCACCCTTGAAGTAACGCCATTGGTCGTCATGATGGTGCTATCTACAATGATTGCCTTTGTTCCAGGGTTATTTCTGCCAGGACTCAGCGGAAACCTGATGTATAACATTTCCCTGGTGATCATGCTGACTTTAGCATTCTCAATGTTGGAAGCATTGCTGATATTGCCTTCTCATTTGGCAACCAATTATTCATCGACCGCAAAACAAAATGTCTGGTCGTCTGCTATTGGCTATATTCAAGAACGTATAGATGCAGGATTACAAAGGTTTATTAATCATATATATACCGACGTTGCTAGTACTATTACGATTGCGCTATATCACGCTGACAGGATTTGCGGTTGCATTGCTGATTGTTGGCGCACTGGTTCTATCGGGACGTGTCCCAAGTGTTATGGATGCGGAGGTAAACGAGTATTACTTGCTGGCACAGATTGA